Proteins from one Ipomoea triloba cultivar NCNSP0323 chromosome 1, ASM357664v1 genomic window:
- the LOC116021659 gene encoding uncharacterized protein LOC116021659 isoform X1: protein MKELESWRLLMKKRSVFFKGGTCGMKMKQLPFMGIIFTVMLFIVYRTTNFQYRRTETVSEYGPSYTLKRSGMASKRLNGLPRGINEPRSDLELKPLWAMSALESKADGPGSLNLLAMPVGIKQKDNVNKIAQKFLSENFTIILFHYDGNVDGWWDLAWTKKAVHIVAHNQTKWWFAKRFLHPAVVSIYDYIFLWDEDLGVKNFHPGRYLGIVKSAGLEISQPALDPNSTGIHHRITIRNRAKKFHRKVYEDRGSTKCSDESEGPPCSGFVEGMAPVFSRSSWRCAWHLIQNDLVHGWGVDMKLGYCAQGDRTKKVGVVDSEYIVHQSIQTLGGASQKKASKSQESIKRNPVDARSEIRRQSAYELQTFKERWDRAVEEDKNWVDPYKETRRIKLRRNHKKPRLNVVN from the exons ATGAAGGAATTGGAATCATGGAGGCtattaatgaagaaaagaaGTGTCTTTTTTAAAGGG GGAACATGTGGAATGAAGATGAAACAGCTGCCATTTATGGGAATTATATTTACAGTAATGCTATTTATTGTATATAGGACAACTAATTTTCAGTATCGACGGACTGAG ACAGTATCAGAATATGGTCCCTCCTACACTTTGAAG CGTTCTGGTATGGCGAGCAAAAGGTTGAACGGTTTACCTCGTGGTATTAATGAACCTAGATCAGATCTTGAACTAAAGCCTCTCTGGGCAATGAGTGCTTTGGAATCAAAG GCTGATGGTCCTGGATCTCTGAACTTGTTGGCAATGCCAGTTGGAATTAAACAGAAGGATAATGTTAACAAGATTGCTCAAAAg TTTCTTTCAGAGAATTTCACAATTATTTTGTTCCATTATGATGGCAATGTGGATGGCTGGTGGGACCTTGCATGGACTAAGAAGGCCGTCCATATAGTTGCTCACAACCAAACAAAATG GTGGTTTGCAAAGCGTTTTTTGCATCCAGCTGTTGTATCTATTTATGACTACATATTCCTATGGGATGAGGATTTGGGTGTCAAGAATTTTCATCCTGGAAG GTACCTTGGAATTGTAAAGTCAGCAGGACTGGAGATATCTCAGCCAGCTCTAGACCCGAATTCAACTGGTATACACCACAGAATTACCATACGAAACAGAGCAAAGAAGTTTCACAG AAAAGTGTATGAAGATAGGGGCAGTACAAAATGTTCAGATGAAAGTGAAGGCCCTCCGTGCAGTGG ATTCGTGGAAGGAATGGCTCCAGTATTTTCAAGATCTTCATGGCGTTGTGCCTGGCATCTTATTcag AATGATCTTGTTCATGGATGGGGAGTGGACATGAAGCTTGGTTATTGTGCACAG GGGGATCGGACGAAAAAGGTGGGAGTAGTTGATAGTGAATATATAGTACACCAGAGCATTCAAACTTTGGGTGGGGCATCGCAGAAAAAG GCTTCGAAAAGTCAAGAGTCGATCAAG AGGAATCCCGTTGATGCAAGATCTGAG ATACGGAGGCAATCAGCGTACGAGCTGCAAACATTCAAAGAGCGATGGGACCGAGCTGTGGAGGAGGACAAGAACTGGGTCGACCCATACAAAGAAACCCGGAGAATCAAGTTGCGCCGCAACCATAAGAAGCCCCGTTTGAATGTGGTGAACTGA
- the LOC115999216 gene encoding uncharacterized protein LOC115999216 has translation MLKFLSKVKIEFNAIDPRIASCMEFLAQCNAPKAKESNPACQIQVKRRTDDHPPQITVTFVNGIEQTYDATSTPAQNIRTMILEKGQYLETEQMFREAGEKWPVVIPVEELNQPFLGIKPRKAEEKK, from the exons ATGTTGAAATTTCTATCGAAGGTGAAAATTGAGTTCAATGCGATCGACCCCCGCATCGCGTCATGTATGGAGTTCTTAGCCCAATGCAACGCCCCAAAGGCGAAGGAGTCCAACCCGGCTTGTCAAATCCAGGTGAAGCGCCGCACTGATGACCACCCGCCGCAGATCACTGTCACCTTCGTCAACGGCATCGAGCAAACGTATGATGCCACTTCTACCCCCGCCCAAAACATCCGCACCATGATTCTCGAGAAGGGGCAGTATCTCGAGACTGAGCAGATGTTCCGTGAAGCTGGCGAGAAGTGGCCCGTTGTTATTCCTGTAGAAGAGCTCAACCAACCATTCCTTGGAATCAAG CCACGGAAAGCAGAAGAGAAAAAGTAG
- the LOC116021659 gene encoding uncharacterized protein LOC116021659 isoform X2 produces MKMKQLPFMGIIFTVMLFIVYRTTNFQYRRTETVSEYGPSYTLKRSGMASKRLNGLPRGINEPRSDLELKPLWAMSALESKADGPGSLNLLAMPVGIKQKDNVNKIAQKFLSENFTIILFHYDGNVDGWWDLAWTKKAVHIVAHNQTKWWFAKRFLHPAVVSIYDYIFLWDEDLGVKNFHPGRYLGIVKSAGLEISQPALDPNSTGIHHRITIRNRAKKFHRKVYEDRGSTKCSDESEGPPCSGFVEGMAPVFSRSSWRCAWHLIQNDLVHGWGVDMKLGYCAQGDRTKKVGVVDSEYIVHQSIQTLGGASQKKASKSQESIKRNPVDARSEIRRQSAYELQTFKERWDRAVEEDKNWVDPYKETRRIKLRRNHKKPRLNVVN; encoded by the exons ATGAAGATGAAACAGCTGCCATTTATGGGAATTATATTTACAGTAATGCTATTTATTGTATATAGGACAACTAATTTTCAGTATCGACGGACTGAG ACAGTATCAGAATATGGTCCCTCCTACACTTTGAAG CGTTCTGGTATGGCGAGCAAAAGGTTGAACGGTTTACCTCGTGGTATTAATGAACCTAGATCAGATCTTGAACTAAAGCCTCTCTGGGCAATGAGTGCTTTGGAATCAAAG GCTGATGGTCCTGGATCTCTGAACTTGTTGGCAATGCCAGTTGGAATTAAACAGAAGGATAATGTTAACAAGATTGCTCAAAAg TTTCTTTCAGAGAATTTCACAATTATTTTGTTCCATTATGATGGCAATGTGGATGGCTGGTGGGACCTTGCATGGACTAAGAAGGCCGTCCATATAGTTGCTCACAACCAAACAAAATG GTGGTTTGCAAAGCGTTTTTTGCATCCAGCTGTTGTATCTATTTATGACTACATATTCCTATGGGATGAGGATTTGGGTGTCAAGAATTTTCATCCTGGAAG GTACCTTGGAATTGTAAAGTCAGCAGGACTGGAGATATCTCAGCCAGCTCTAGACCCGAATTCAACTGGTATACACCACAGAATTACCATACGAAACAGAGCAAAGAAGTTTCACAG AAAAGTGTATGAAGATAGGGGCAGTACAAAATGTTCAGATGAAAGTGAAGGCCCTCCGTGCAGTGG ATTCGTGGAAGGAATGGCTCCAGTATTTTCAAGATCTTCATGGCGTTGTGCCTGGCATCTTATTcag AATGATCTTGTTCATGGATGGGGAGTGGACATGAAGCTTGGTTATTGTGCACAG GGGGATCGGACGAAAAAGGTGGGAGTAGTTGATAGTGAATATATAGTACACCAGAGCATTCAAACTTTGGGTGGGGCATCGCAGAAAAAG GCTTCGAAAAGTCAAGAGTCGATCAAG AGGAATCCCGTTGATGCAAGATCTGAG ATACGGAGGCAATCAGCGTACGAGCTGCAAACATTCAAAGAGCGATGGGACCGAGCTGTGGAGGAGGACAAGAACTGGGTCGACCCATACAAAGAAACCCGGAGAATCAAGTTGCGCCGCAACCATAAGAAGCCCCGTTTGAATGTGGTGAACTGA